From a single Lolium rigidum isolate FL_2022 chromosome 7, APGP_CSIRO_Lrig_0.1, whole genome shotgun sequence genomic region:
- the LOC124671987 gene encoding LOW QUALITY PROTEIN: DIBOA-glucoside dioxygenase BX6-like (The sequence of the model RefSeq protein was modified relative to this genomic sequence to represent the inferred CDS: deleted 1 base in 1 codon) yields MTPPGVAYDRRVELQAFENTKAGVKGLVDAGITTIPAMFRHPLESLEGITTPSDNVAVIPTLDLSAARREDAVALVRHAAGTVGFFQVVNHGVPAELMAGMLAGVRRFNEGPAEAKRAAYTRDLARKVRFSSNFDLFQTAAASWRDTLFFGLAPDPPPSQELPEPLRNVVTDYGEAVTKVALCVLELLSESLGLSSDHLREMGCAHSLYVACQYYPPCPEPHLTLGHKRHTDEGFLTVLLPQVLVDRSGAGGTWVDVPYVPGALMINIGDLLQLVSNDQFRSAEHRVLANKSNDTARVSVASFFNTDMSSSTLYRPITNGHNPPIYRSVTAQEFMATFMSIGFDGRLLDYYRLEQDPPTPHV; encoded by the exons ATGACGCCCCCTGGTGTGGCCTACGACCGCCGGGTTGAGCTGCAGGCGTTCGAGAACACCAAGGCGGGCGTCAAGGGCCTCGTGGATGCCGGCATCACGACCATCCCGGCCATGTTCCGCCACCCGCTGGAATCCCTGGAGGGTATCACGACCCCAAGCGATAATGTAGCGGTCATCCCGACCCTCGACCTATCGGCAGCGCGGCGCGAGGATGCGGTGGCCCTGGTGCGGCACGCGGCCGGGACGGTGGGCTTCTTCCAGGTGGTCAACCACGGTGTGCCGGCGGAGCTCATGGCCGGCATGCTTGCGGGGGTGCGCCGGTTCAATGAGGGTCCGGCCGAGGCGAAGCGGGCCGCCTACACCAGGGACCTCGCTCGCAAGGTGCGTTTCAGCTCCAACTTCGACCTCTTCCAGACTGCAGCGGCCAGCTGGCGCGACACTCTCTTCTTTGGTCTGGCTCCGGATCCGCCACCTTCGCAAGAGCTGCCCGAGCCTCTCAG GAACGTGGTCACGGACTACGGCGAGGCGGTGACTAAGGTGGCGCTGTGCGTGTTGGAGCTGCTTTCGGAGTCCTTGGGTCTAAGCAGCGACCACCTGCGCGAGATGGGCTGCGCGCACAGCCTTTACGTGGCATGCCAATACTACCCGCCGTGCCCGGAGCCGCACCTCACTCTTGGCCACAAGAGGCACACCGACGAGGGATTCCTCACCGTCCTCCTGCCT CAGGTGCTCGTCGATCGCAGTGGCGCCGGCGGGACCTGGGTGGATGTTCCTTACGTGCCCGGCGCTCTGATGATAAACATCGGCGACCTTCTTCAG CTTGTCAGCAATGACCAGTTCAGGAGCGCGGAGCATCGGGTCCTGGCAAACAAGAGCAACGATACGGCGAGGGTCTCGGTGGCGTCCTTCTTCAACACAGACATGAGCAGCTCGACGCTGTATCGCCCCATCACCAATGGACACAACCCCCCGATCTACAGGAGCGTCACGGCTCAGGAGTTCATGGCCACCTTTATGAGCATAGGTTTCGATGGTCGCTTACTCGATTACTACCGCTTGGAGCAGGATCCTCCTACACCTCATGTCTAG